A stretch of Myxococcus hansupus DNA encodes these proteins:
- a CDS encoding YfhO family protein, which translates to MFRVAAAFGGAVVLSAVVLFPAAEFAQQSMRAQSAWSEQLSWSMSWPQVLSVFWPLADSPRDTYWGQDQWFIITLFMGTLPCVLAVVGGFWGPRRIEPFALGAVLLACLSLGRHFPPAAWLLQSIPPFTFFRYPAKYFVGAAFCLAVLSAFGVDVLGRLAWKRRPSGLLAAAAITGTVLAVATIGWAVRQLPMRASAEAGAPWVPFWLGLALILIALLPGARGTRPRRVRAGLASLVIMELVAAQFLLSEPRYTPSAPLERPSALRPLLPEVFEGRISVDIEGPEDPTRTQSKDGIERSLDRFTPNRFVEARLPALEGYGAPEPRYTTRFHQAGERSVYDLTGVTHYVRRGPPPFEDLELLHQAEDGTTLSRSRTALPRAFLVQQARLASDEEALEAVIDADQPFRNIAFLATGEPLDKPRCQGHVETRSRGARHLELAVEACDDSYLIVSDSHYPGWHATLDGQEAVIHRANVSLRAVRVAQGPHTVRFEYRPLSFRIGLALSLVGWLGLVVVALRRDKRGAR; encoded by the coding sequence ATGTTTCGCGTGGCGGCGGCCTTCGGCGGCGCGGTGGTGCTCTCCGCGGTGGTGCTGTTTCCCGCGGCGGAGTTCGCCCAACAATCGATGCGCGCGCAGTCCGCCTGGTCCGAGCAGTTGTCCTGGTCCATGTCCTGGCCCCAGGTCCTCTCCGTCTTCTGGCCGCTCGCGGATTCGCCGCGTGACACCTATTGGGGCCAGGACCAGTGGTTCATCATCACCCTCTTCATGGGCACCCTGCCGTGCGTGCTCGCGGTGGTGGGTGGCTTCTGGGGTCCGCGCCGGATTGAGCCATTCGCGCTGGGGGCCGTGCTCCTGGCGTGCTTGAGCCTGGGGCGGCACTTCCCTCCGGCGGCCTGGCTCCTCCAATCCATTCCCCCGTTCACCTTCTTCCGCTACCCGGCCAAGTACTTCGTGGGCGCGGCCTTCTGCCTCGCGGTCCTGTCCGCATTCGGCGTGGACGTGCTCGGAAGGCTCGCGTGGAAGCGCCGTCCTTCGGGCCTCCTGGCCGCCGCGGCCATCACGGGCACGGTGCTGGCCGTCGCCACCATCGGCTGGGCGGTGCGCCAGCTCCCCATGAGGGCCTCCGCCGAGGCCGGCGCGCCCTGGGTTCCCTTCTGGCTGGGGCTCGCCCTCATCCTGATCGCGCTGCTCCCGGGTGCGCGCGGCACGCGTCCCAGAAGAGTCCGCGCCGGGCTGGCCTCGCTGGTCATCATGGAGCTGGTCGCCGCGCAGTTCCTGCTGAGTGAGCCCCGCTACACCCCGTCCGCGCCCCTGGAGCGCCCCTCCGCCCTGCGCCCCCTCCTTCCCGAGGTGTTCGAGGGACGCATCAGCGTGGACATCGAAGGTCCGGAGGACCCGACGCGCACGCAGTCGAAGGACGGCATCGAGCGCAGCCTCGACAGGTTCACCCCCAACCGCTTCGTGGAAGCACGCCTCCCGGCATTGGAGGGCTACGGGGCCCCCGAGCCTCGCTACACGACACGCTTCCACCAGGCGGGCGAACGGAGCGTCTACGACCTCACGGGCGTCACCCACTACGTCCGGAGGGGCCCGCCCCCGTTCGAGGACCTGGAGCTGCTGCACCAGGCCGAGGATGGCACCACGCTGTCGCGCTCACGAACCGCGCTGCCCCGTGCCTTCCTGGTGCAGCAGGCACGGCTCGCGAGCGACGAAGAGGCCCTGGAGGCCGTCATCGACGCGGACCAGCCCTTCCGGAACATCGCCTTTCTGGCGACCGGCGAGCCGCTCGACAAACCCCGCTGCCAGGGCCACGTCGAAACGCGGAGCCGGGGCGCGCGGCACCTGGAGCTGGCGGTGGAGGCTTGCGACGACAGCTACCTGATTGTCTCCGACAGCCACTACCCCGGATGGCACGCGACGCTGGATGGCCAGGAGGCGGTGATTCACCGCGCGAACGTCTCGCTGCGGGCCGTGCGTGTCGCCCAAGGCCCCCACACCGTCCGCTTCGAGTACCGCCCGCTGAGCTTCCGCATCGGCCTCGCGCTGTCACTCGTGGGGTGGCTGGGCCTGGTGGTGGTGGCGCTCCGTCGCGACAAGCGCGGCGCCCGATAG
- a CDS encoding MerR family transcriptional regulator produces the protein MALTVSQVARLAKISIRALHHYDELGLLRPSDRSESGYRLYSQADLQRLQQVLFFKELGFPLEEIRRILADPTFDLRAALRMQRQLLTERASRLDALVHAVDTALDALERGTHVDKDAMFEAFGDFDPSKYEEEAKQRWGETEAYKESSRRAARYKKEDWKRIKEEGDALFQAMAALLDAGTAAASTEAMDLAEAHRRYLGTWFYPCAHTMHRGLGELYVADSRFTENIDKTRAGLSLFLRDAFAANAERHGAGEPCGSI, from the coding sequence ATGGCCCTGACGGTGAGCCAGGTCGCCCGGCTGGCGAAAATCAGCATCCGGGCGTTGCACCACTATGACGAGCTGGGCCTGTTGCGCCCGTCGGACCGCAGCGAGTCGGGCTACCGGCTCTACTCGCAGGCGGACCTGCAGCGGCTGCAACAGGTGCTCTTCTTCAAGGAACTGGGTTTCCCGCTGGAGGAGATTCGCCGCATCCTGGCCGACCCCACCTTCGACCTGCGCGCCGCCCTGCGGATGCAGCGGCAGTTGCTGACGGAGCGCGCCTCCCGGCTGGACGCGCTGGTGCACGCAGTGGACACGGCGCTGGACGCGCTGGAAAGGGGAACGCACGTGGACAAGGACGCGATGTTCGAGGCCTTCGGCGACTTCGACCCGTCGAAGTACGAGGAAGAGGCGAAGCAACGCTGGGGGGAAACGGAGGCCTACAAGGAGTCCTCCCGGAGGGCCGCGCGCTACAAGAAGGAGGACTGGAAGCGCATCAAGGAGGAGGGAGATGCACTCTTCCAGGCGATGGCGGCCCTGCTCGACGCGGGCACCGCCGCGGCCTCCACGGAGGCCATGGACCTGGCCGAGGCGCACCGGCGATATCTCGGCACGTGGTTCTACCCGTGCGCGCACACCATGCATCGGGGCCTGGGGGAGCTCTACGTGGCCGACTCGCGCTTCACGGAGAACATCGACAAGACGCGTGCCGGTCTCTCCCTGTTCCTGCGTGACGCCTTCGCGGCCAACGCCGAACGGCATGGCGCTGGCGAACCCTGCGGCTCGATTTAG
- a CDS encoding amidohydrolase family protein — translation MEGRLLLKDCAVFRADGRVRHGMAVVVEGNTIRRVAPDAQVPVLPGDWEVACRGRLVAPGLVDCHSHLVNGQLLPPTGHFLMLPPRERLTRMRHVASLLTDEDVEDLTRYAAARSLRHGITLVVEHLSCQDVAGGLAAQARAAEAVGMRLVTSHSTHGLDGAAQAETWLNANAEFTRAHKTHPLVRGALGFHASFTCDDALLRRVAELSRVLDAPTVFHLAESDDDLTATYSQHGKRVVPRLDALGLLGPRAIAGYARVLDSAEAELLEQSGAFVALAARGARTLERGVDPMDSVLLRVHLLGLGTGGHGSLRDELLAAMVGVLRISRSGRMPDVDGALAHLLVNGPAELCTRLFGLPSGNVEEGSIADLVVYDVVPTADPETGYSPHLLGQLAHSPVGWTVVNGRVCVREGQLLGLDYTELSRAATRALERVWTRARLGT, via the coding sequence ATGGAAGGCCGCCTGCTGCTGAAAGACTGTGCCGTATTCAGGGCGGACGGGCGCGTCCGCCATGGCATGGCCGTGGTGGTGGAAGGAAACACCATCCGCCGAGTCGCCCCGGACGCCCAGGTGCCCGTGCTGCCCGGTGACTGGGAAGTGGCGTGCCGGGGCCGGCTCGTCGCTCCGGGGCTGGTGGATTGTCATTCGCACCTCGTCAACGGTCAGCTCCTGCCGCCCACGGGGCACTTCCTCATGCTGCCCCCCCGGGAGCGGCTGACCCGGATGCGCCACGTGGCGAGCCTCCTCACCGACGAGGATGTGGAGGACCTCACCCGTTACGCCGCCGCCCGCTCGCTGCGCCACGGCATCACCCTGGTGGTGGAGCACCTGTCCTGCCAGGACGTGGCCGGGGGGCTCGCCGCGCAGGCGCGCGCCGCCGAAGCCGTGGGCATGCGCCTGGTGACGAGCCATTCGACGCACGGGCTGGACGGCGCGGCCCAGGCCGAGACGTGGCTGAACGCCAACGCGGAGTTCACCCGGGCGCACAAGACGCATCCGTTGGTGCGCGGGGCGCTGGGCTTCCACGCTTCGTTCACCTGTGACGATGCGCTTCTTCGCCGCGTGGCGGAGCTGAGCCGGGTGCTGGATGCGCCCACCGTCTTCCACCTCGCGGAGAGTGATGACGACCTGACGGCGACCTACTCCCAGCATGGCAAGCGGGTGGTGCCTCGGCTGGATGCGCTGGGGTTGCTCGGGCCGCGGGCCATCGCGGGTTACGCGCGCGTGCTGGACAGCGCGGAGGCGGAGCTGTTGGAGCAGAGCGGCGCCTTCGTGGCGCTGGCGGCGCGGGGGGCTCGGACGCTGGAGCGTGGCGTGGACCCCATGGATTCGGTGCTGCTGCGGGTCCACCTGCTGGGCCTGGGCACGGGGGGCCATGGGAGCCTGCGGGACGAGCTGCTCGCGGCCATGGTGGGCGTGCTGCGCATCTCCCGCTCGGGCCGGATGCCCGACGTGGATGGCGCGTTGGCGCACCTGCTCGTCAACGGGCCCGCGGAGCTGTGCACGCGGCTGTTCGGCCTGCCCTCCGGCAACGTGGAGGAGGGGAGCATCGCGGACCTGGTCGTCTATGACGTCGTGCCGACGGCGGACCCGGAGACGGGGTATTCGCCGCACCTGCTCGGGCAGCTCGCGCATTCGCCGGTGGGCTGGACGGTGGTCAACGGGCGCGTCTGTGTTCGCGAGGGGCAGCTCTTGGGGCTCGACTACACCGAGCTGTCTCGGGCCGCGACCCGGGCGCTGGAGCGCGTGTGGACGCGCGCCCGGCTGGGGACCTGA
- a CDS encoding class I SAM-dependent rRNA methyltransferase codes for MGSLPVSLVDTLRASRGRRGALLGDARTTALRVLNGEADGVPDVTADAFGDLVVISLYRDLTPEEEETLLDAAVTAWAPRSLYLKRRPREARVLANVAKDALAPELPARGEAVESLTALENGLSFLIRPGQGLSVGLYLDMRDTRAWLLSQARGLTVLNLFSYTCAFGVVAMEGGAKRALNLDASRRVLEWGEENARLNGQMVDRYDYVAGDVFDWLKRLAKKGESFDIVISDPPSFSTTRSGRFSAARDYARLAEAAARVVSPGGQLVACCNHAGLPARRFEAMVLEGVAQAGRQGKSLGSLGPSALDFPPPPGQEPALKVHRVQVR; via the coding sequence ATGGGTTCATTGCCAGTCTCACTCGTGGACACGCTGCGCGCTTCGCGTGGCCGGCGGGGGGCGTTGCTCGGGGATGCCCGGACCACGGCCCTGCGCGTCTTGAATGGTGAAGCGGACGGCGTCCCGGACGTGACGGCGGATGCGTTTGGCGACCTGGTCGTCATCAGCCTCTACCGCGACCTCACGCCGGAGGAAGAGGAGACGCTGCTCGACGCGGCCGTGACGGCCTGGGCGCCTCGGAGCCTGTATCTCAAGCGTCGTCCACGGGAGGCGCGCGTCCTGGCCAACGTGGCGAAGGATGCGCTCGCGCCCGAGCTTCCGGCCCGGGGCGAGGCGGTGGAGTCACTCACCGCGCTGGAAAACGGTCTGTCGTTCCTCATCCGCCCCGGGCAGGGGTTGTCGGTGGGGTTGTACCTGGACATGCGGGACACGCGGGCGTGGCTGCTGTCTCAGGCGCGCGGCCTCACGGTGCTCAACCTGTTCTCGTACACCTGTGCCTTCGGGGTGGTGGCCATGGAGGGGGGCGCGAAGCGGGCGCTCAACCTGGACGCGAGCCGCCGGGTGCTGGAGTGGGGCGAGGAGAACGCGCGCCTCAATGGGCAGATGGTGGACCGGTACGACTACGTGGCGGGCGACGTGTTCGATTGGCTGAAGCGGCTGGCCAAGAAGGGCGAGTCCTTCGACATCGTCATCTCGGACCCGCCGTCCTTCTCCACGACTCGAAGCGGGCGCTTCTCGGCCGCGCGAGACTATGCTCGTCTGGCCGAAGCCGCCGCGCGCGTCGTGAGTCCGGGTGGGCAGTTGGTGGCGTGTTGCAATCATGCGGGCCTGCCGGCTCGGCGCTTCGAGGCGATGGTGCTCGAAGGAGTGGCTCAGGCTGGGCGGCAGGGCAAGTCATTGGGCTCACTGGGGCCTTCCGCGCTCGACTTTCCTCCCCCGCCTGGGCAGGAGCCGGCGCTGAAGGTGCACCGAGTTCAGGTCCGCTGA
- a CDS encoding spermidine synthase, protein MEAPPQKTFASTYIGTLFHLWVFLGSFLLFQVELILARRLLPSYGSSAAIWTTCLVFYQAVLVLGYFYSSRVTLAVQQGNYRWAHLLFVLLAVVVFPFRLHHFDLPPVAAILLTLTVSLGWPFLALSTTSVVAQGWFTRTEHPSRADPFFLYGTSNAGALLALLSFPFLVEPALDLEVQLLVWYVGYGCFVLLAGLCILSVRTGTHTASTKESPPNAEPGPQVPRSSRITWMLLSASANALLLAVTNVLTLDASIPLLWILPLSLYLLTLIICFSKRPPTPTGLNRLAIGSLAIALIAAVFALARAQTSIPSLVLHSTVLWVGCLLMHGNLVWCRPSDPRLLGSFYLHVSLGGLAGTLLLALVVPLTLGSLALPYLDHGLAGILLLGGLAARDVMRQAQGVPRPKLAPYVSGGAALFIIAILVLSGWMLARGRIEGSRTFYGHYTVKDTETLRLFQHGSTVHGVESLHPDERGEPLSYYHRGSPVGRVLAAGRVGREQVAVVGLGIGSLAAYGRRGESWDFYELDPEVERLARQHFSLLNTSQAHIRVLTGDARLRIEEAEDRRYDIIVLDAFSSDFVPTHLLTREALDLYLRKLKPDGLLLFHVSSRLFDLIPVLTRLSSELRVQGFVSQNETLTTDELATGRSPSVWFAMSPGSTAISILEQELRFQAVNSSPEILKRRAWTDNYVNLLHALAQ, encoded by the coding sequence ATGGAAGCCCCTCCCCAGAAAACCTTTGCAAGCACCTACATCGGCACCCTTTTTCATCTCTGGGTCTTCCTTGGCTCCTTTCTTCTCTTCCAAGTCGAACTCATCCTCGCAAGGCGGCTCCTTCCCTCTTACGGGAGCAGCGCAGCCATCTGGACAACCTGTCTTGTTTTCTACCAAGCCGTTCTGGTGCTCGGATACTTCTACTCGAGCCGGGTGACGCTAGCAGTTCAGCAGGGAAACTATCGCTGGGCACATCTGCTCTTCGTGCTGCTCGCGGTGGTCGTCTTCCCTTTCCGACTGCACCATTTCGACCTGCCGCCTGTCGCAGCCATTCTCCTGACGCTGACGGTATCCCTGGGATGGCCGTTCCTTGCCCTGTCGACAACCAGCGTCGTCGCACAAGGGTGGTTTACAAGAACGGAGCACCCTTCGAGGGCTGACCCATTCTTCCTCTATGGAACGTCCAACGCAGGGGCACTCCTGGCGCTGCTTTCCTTCCCATTCCTGGTGGAACCCGCGCTCGACCTCGAAGTGCAACTCCTGGTCTGGTACGTCGGGTACGGGTGCTTCGTTCTCCTGGCGGGGCTCTGTATCTTGAGCGTTCGAACTGGCACGCACACTGCCAGCACGAAGGAATCCCCTCCCAACGCGGAGCCCGGACCTCAGGTGCCGCGTTCATCACGGATCACCTGGATGCTGCTTTCCGCGAGCGCCAACGCGCTGCTCCTCGCGGTCACGAATGTCCTCACCCTGGATGCATCCATCCCGCTGCTGTGGATCCTTCCCCTCTCGCTCTACCTGCTGACTCTCATCATCTGCTTTTCCAAGCGGCCTCCCACCCCAACGGGACTGAACCGGCTGGCGATAGGAAGCCTTGCCATCGCCCTCATCGCAGCCGTTTTCGCGTTGGCACGAGCACAAACATCCATCCCCTCCCTGGTCCTTCACAGCACCGTACTGTGGGTGGGGTGCTTGCTGATGCATGGAAATCTCGTGTGGTGCCGCCCTAGCGACCCACGCCTTCTGGGTTCGTTCTACCTTCACGTGTCCCTCGGAGGATTGGCCGGAACGCTATTGCTTGCACTGGTGGTCCCTCTAACCCTCGGATCCCTGGCGCTTCCCTATCTCGATCACGGACTGGCCGGAATTCTCCTCCTGGGAGGGCTGGCTGCCCGCGATGTGATGCGTCAGGCCCAAGGGGTGCCGCGCCCCAAGCTTGCGCCCTACGTTTCGGGAGGGGCAGCTCTTTTCATCATCGCGATCCTCGTTCTCTCCGGATGGATGCTTGCTCGCGGGCGAATCGAAGGTTCCCGAACCTTCTATGGGCATTACACCGTCAAGGACACAGAAACCCTGAGACTGTTTCAACATGGCAGCACCGTTCATGGTGTCGAAAGCCTTCACCCAGATGAACGAGGGGAACCGCTCTCGTACTATCACCGCGGATCTCCTGTGGGCCGCGTGCTCGCCGCTGGGCGCGTTGGACGTGAACAGGTTGCCGTTGTGGGGCTTGGCATTGGAAGCCTGGCTGCCTACGGCCGACGCGGCGAATCTTGGGACTTCTACGAACTCGACCCAGAAGTCGAACGACTCGCCCGCCAGCACTTCAGCCTGCTCAACACGAGCCAGGCACACATACGCGTGCTCACAGGCGATGCGCGCTTGCGAATCGAGGAAGCCGAAGACCGTCGCTATGACATCATCGTCCTCGATGCGTTCTCCAGCGACTTCGTTCCAACGCATCTACTGACCCGAGAAGCGCTGGACCTCTACCTCCGAAAGTTGAAACCTGATGGGCTTTTGCTCTTTCACGTTTCGAGTCGGCTGTTCGACCTCATCCCTGTCCTCACCCGCCTGAGCTCCGAACTGAGAGTCCAGGGGTTCGTCAGTCAGAATGAGACCCTGACCACCGACGAACTCGCGACAGGTCGCTCTCCAAGTGTCTGGTTCGCAATGAGCCCTGGCAGCACGGCGATCAGCATCCTCGAACAAGAGCTTCGATTCCAGGCGGTGAACTCGTCCCCTGAGATACTGAAGCGACGAGCATGGACCGACAACTACGTCAATCTCTTGCATGCACTCGCCCAGTAG